Proteins from one Planctomycetota bacterium genomic window:
- a CDS encoding STAS domain-containing protein, whose translation MKVQVRQEGSCTIVSIQGSADVGASAALRDAFLRAVDVGATRIVCDLSKTDFICSDALGVLITAYLKAHGRGGFVRLANPQKRLRELLATTRLDHLFDVFPDVACALKDA comes from the coding sequence ATGAAGGTCCAGGTGCGACAGGAAGGGTCCTGTACGATTGTCTCGATCCAGGGGTCGGCGGACGTGGGCGCTTCGGCCGCGCTGCGCGACGCCTTCCTCCGCGCCGTCGACGTCGGCGCCACGCGCATCGTCTGCGACCTCTCGAAGACCGACTTCATCTGCTCCGATGCGCTGGGGGTGCTGATTACGGCTTATCTAAAGGCCCACGGCCGCGGCGGATTTGTGCGCCTCGCCAATCCCCAGAAACGGTTGCGCGAACTCCTGGCCACGACGCGCCTCGACCATCTCTTCGACGTGTTTCCCGACGTGGCGTGCGCCTTGAAGGATGCGTAG